GGTTCGAATGGATGTCCAGGGACGAGATCACGGCCTGGCAGAACGAAAGACTTCCCATCATCATCAGACAGGCGGCCAAAAGCCCCTGGTACAGCAAGGTCTTTGCGGAAAAAGGCATCGACCCCGAAGATATAAAAGGTCTGGAGGACCTCTCCCGGCTCCCCTTTACCACCAAAGCCGACCTGAGGGAATCCTATCCCGACGGCATGCTGGCAGTCCCCAAGTCCGAAGTGATCAGGATGCACACCTCCAGCGGCACCACCGGCAAGCCCACCGCCATCATGCACACGGCCGAAGACCTGGAGAACTGGTCCGAGATCATGGCCCGCTCCATGGCCATGGCAGGCTTTACCAAGGACGACGTATTTCAGAACATGTCCGGCTACGGTCTATTTTCCGGCGGTCTGGGCATACATATGGGCTCCGAAAAGCTGGGCATGTGGACCATACCCGCTGCCGCAGGCAATACAGCCCGTTCGCTGATGCTCATCCGGGACTTCGGCGTCACCGGCGTCCACGCCACTCCCTCCTATATGATGCACGTGGCCGAGGCCATGCTCCAGAGGGGCGAGAACCCCAGAGACCTGCCTCTGAAGAGAGCCATCTGCGGCGCAGAGCCCTACACCGAGGAGATGAGGAAAAAGCTGGAAGAGCTCTATGACATGAAGGTGTTCAACAACTACGGCCTTTCCGAGATGAACGGCCCCGGCATAGCCTTTGAATGCCCCTACCAGACAGGCATGCACCTGTGGGAGGACAGCTACATCATGGAGATCATCGACCCCGTCACCCTGGAGCCGGTGCCCGACGGCGAGACCGGAGAGCTGGTGCTCACCAACCTGCGGCGCATGGGCATGCCTCTCATCCGCTACAGGACCAGAGACCTGACCCACATAATCCCCGGCGAATGTCCCTGCGGCAGAATACACAGACGCATAGCCCGCTTTGTGGGCAGAAGCGACGACATGCTGGTCATCAAGGGCGTCAACGTGTTCCCCAGCCAGATCGAAGAGGTCATCATGCGCAAGCCCTGGCTGGGAGGCAATTACCTCATCACCCTGACCACCAAGAAGCAGCTGGACGACCTGGCTCTGGACGTGGAGCTCAACAGATCCATGTTCGATGGCAACATGGACAC
This genomic window from Abditibacteriota bacterium contains:
- a CDS encoding phenylacetate--CoA ligase, with translation MSAEKDLTGTRFEWMSRDEITAWQNERLPIIIRQAAKSPWYSKVFAEKGIDPEDIKGLEDLSRLPFTTKADLRESYPDGMLAVPKSEVIRMHTSSGTTGKPTAIMHTAEDLENWSEIMARSMAMAGFTKDDVFQNMSGYGLFSGGLGIHMGSEKLGMWTIPAAAGNTARSLMLIRDFGVTGVHATPSYMMHVAEAMLQRGENPRDLPLKRAICGAEPYTEEMRKKLEELYDMKVFNNYGLSEMNGPGIAFECPYQTGMHLWEDSYIMEIIDPVTLEPVPDGETGELVLTNLRRMGMPLIRYRTRDLTHIIPGECPCGRIHRRIARFVGRSDDMLVIKGVNVFPSQIEEVIMRKPWLGGNYLITLTTKKQLDDLALDVELNRSMFDGNMDTLRSRKAELEADLKAQLGFGVTVNIVEQGTLPTSEGKAKRVLDKREGI